One genomic region from Lichenibacterium dinghuense encodes:
- a CDS encoding helix-turn-helix domain-containing protein codes for MDEELKRDLARGVPVKVPSLADALNLSRNGLYLAIRRKEVASTRIGRSIRVPSEEAARLLGLQAQTEAA; via the coding sequence ATGGACGAGGAACTGAAGCGCGATCTGGCGCGAGGGGTCCCGGTGAAGGTGCCGTCCCTCGCAGACGCGCTGAACCTGTCCCGCAATGGGCTGTATCTCGCGATCCGGCGGAAAGAGGTCGCCTCGACCCGCATCGGCCGGTCGATCCGCGTGCCGTCCGAGGAAGCCGCTCGGCTGCTCGGCCTGCAGGCGCAGACCGAAGCGGCCTGA
- a CDS encoding cold-shock protein, producing MANGTVKWFNATKGFGFIQPDDSNQDVFVHISAVERAGMTNLSEGQKLSFELTKDNRSGKMSADKLQAE from the coding sequence ATGGCTAACGGCACAGTGAAGTGGTTCAACGCCACCAAAGGTTTCGGCTTCATCCAGCCCGACGATAGCAATCAGGACGTGTTCGTGCACATCTCCGCTGTCGAGCGGGCCGGCATGACCAACCTGTCGGAAGGTCAGAAGCTCAGCTTCGAGCTGACCAAGGACAACAGGTCTGGCAAAATGTCTGCGGACAAGCTCCAGGCCGAGTGA